In one window of Rathayibacter caricis DSM 15933 DNA:
- a CDS encoding HelD family protein yields MTDQNTILESELSREREYVAGLYARLDELVAQAREALDRVRIQSVGGNHQSRSERDAYARLYEDRIQTLSGADDRLAFGRLTLADQEAEHRYIGRIGLRDEEQDTLLLDWRAPQSAAFYQATAARPMGTRARRHLTTRGREVVRFEDEVFDEELLREGTALQGEGALMAALGAERTGRMHDIVATIQGEQDRIIRSDLRGVLVVQGGPGTGKTAVALHRAAYLLYSYRDRIASSGVLVVGPSRSFLRYIEAVLPSLGETGVVLSTLGQLYPGLDLVDEDDPAVARVKGSARMAELLRRAVRSRQIVPAETQILDVNGEKLRLEPHDVERAITRARESRKPHNEARVGFVKTMIRDLTKQLADQLRSHGNTVDEADEAVLREDVRTANDVRIALNTAWIPLTPEKLIQDLYARPNWFAALTPRWTPEQRALLRRGRDEPFTVSDVPLLDEAAELLGAYDDHADAQKKAEKEQRRRDVENAEQAIRNMGVDGLVNAKDLAAGFAERTSQGTTAERAAADRSWTYGHVVVDEAQELSPMQWRVLIRRCPMRSFTIVGDTAQASGASAASSWDAALRDAFGRQGRDGEPPVWRIEELTVNYRTPAQIVAFAERTARGNGLEITPSRSVRSTEWPVRTIRDRGDAALPDRVLGAIREDRAISTEGTLAVIAPDADLDAVTARLEDEFGRAVGRGSTGLDRAIAVLSTTEAKGLEFDSVVIARPRLIAAAGERGAAALYVAMTRPTQRLTLVE; encoded by the coding sequence ATGACGGACCAGAACACGATCCTCGAGTCCGAGCTCTCGCGCGAGCGCGAGTATGTGGCGGGCCTCTACGCCCGCCTGGACGAGCTGGTCGCGCAGGCGCGCGAGGCGCTGGACCGGGTCCGGATCCAGAGCGTGGGCGGCAACCACCAGAGCCGCTCCGAGCGCGACGCGTACGCCCGCCTCTACGAGGACCGCATCCAGACGCTCTCCGGAGCCGACGACCGTCTCGCCTTCGGGCGGCTCACCCTCGCCGATCAGGAGGCGGAGCACCGCTACATCGGCCGCATCGGCCTCCGCGACGAGGAGCAGGACACCCTGCTGCTCGACTGGCGCGCCCCGCAGTCCGCCGCCTTCTACCAGGCGACCGCCGCCCGCCCGATGGGCACGCGCGCCCGCCGCCACCTCACCACCCGCGGCCGCGAGGTCGTCCGCTTCGAGGACGAGGTCTTCGACGAGGAGCTGCTGCGCGAGGGCACGGCGCTCCAGGGCGAGGGCGCGCTGATGGCGGCGCTGGGCGCCGAGCGCACGGGTCGGATGCACGACATCGTCGCCACGATCCAGGGCGAGCAGGACCGCATCATCCGCTCCGACCTCCGCGGGGTCCTCGTCGTCCAGGGCGGCCCCGGGACGGGCAAGACCGCGGTGGCGCTGCACCGCGCCGCCTACCTCCTCTACTCCTACCGCGACCGCATCGCCTCCTCCGGCGTGCTGGTCGTGGGTCCGTCCCGCTCGTTCCTGCGCTACATCGAGGCGGTCCTGCCCTCCCTCGGCGAGACGGGCGTCGTGCTCTCGACCCTCGGGCAGCTCTACCCGGGGCTCGACCTCGTCGACGAGGACGACCCGGCCGTCGCCCGGGTGAAGGGCTCCGCCCGCATGGCGGAGCTGCTGCGCCGGGCCGTCCGCTCGCGTCAGATCGTGCCGGCCGAGACGCAGATCCTCGACGTCAACGGCGAGAAGCTGCGCCTCGAGCCGCACGACGTCGAGCGCGCGATCACCCGCGCCCGGGAGTCGCGCAAGCCGCACAACGAGGCGCGCGTGGGCTTCGTGAAGACCATGATCCGCGACCTCACGAAGCAGCTCGCCGATCAGCTCCGCAGCCACGGCAACACGGTCGACGAGGCCGATGAGGCGGTGCTCCGGGAGGACGTCCGCACCGCGAACGACGTGCGCATCGCCCTGAACACCGCGTGGATCCCGCTCACCCCCGAGAAGCTGATCCAGGACCTCTACGCCCGGCCGAACTGGTTCGCCGCACTCACGCCGCGCTGGACCCCAGAGCAGCGCGCGCTGCTGCGGCGGGGGCGCGACGAGCCCTTCACGGTCTCGGACGTGCCGCTGCTCGACGAGGCCGCCGAGCTCCTCGGCGCCTACGACGACCACGCCGACGCGCAGAAGAAGGCCGAGAAGGAGCAGCGCCGCCGCGACGTCGAGAACGCCGAGCAGGCCATCCGCAACATGGGCGTCGACGGCCTCGTCAACGCGAAGGACCTCGCCGCCGGATTCGCGGAGCGCACGAGCCAGGGCACGACGGCCGAGCGCGCCGCCGCCGACCGCTCGTGGACCTACGGCCACGTCGTGGTCGACGAGGCGCAGGAGCTCTCGCCGATGCAGTGGCGCGTGCTCATCCGCCGCTGCCCGATGCGCTCGTTCACGATCGTGGGCGACACCGCGCAGGCGTCGGGAGCCTCGGCCGCGTCGAGCTGGGACGCCGCGCTCCGCGACGCCTTCGGCCGTCAGGGCCGGGACGGCGAGCCGCCGGTGTGGCGCATCGAGGAGTTGACGGTCAACTACCGCACTCCCGCGCAGATCGTCGCGTTCGCCGAGCGGACGGCGCGCGGGAACGGACTCGAGATCACCCCGAGCCGCTCGGTCCGGTCGACGGAGTGGCCCGTCCGCACGATCCGCGACCGCGGCGACGCGGCGCTGCCCGACCGCGTGCTCGGCGCGATCCGCGAGGACCGCGCGATCTCGACGGAGGGGACCCTCGCCGTCATCGCGCCCGACGCCGACCTCGACGCCGTCACCGCCCGCCTCGAGGACGAGTTCGGCCGCGCCGTCGGCCGAGGCTCCACGGGGCTCGACCGCGCGATCGCCGTCCTCTCGACCACCGAGGCCAAGGGGCTCGAGTTCGACTCCGTCGTCATCGCCCGTCCCCGCCTGATCGCCGCCGCCGGCGAGCGCGGCGCCGCCGCCCTCTACGTCGCCATGACCCGCCCCACCCAGCGCCTCACCCTCGTCGAGTGA
- a CDS encoding sensor histidine kinase — protein sequence MTPTLASAPVRRLRSVRVRILAAILVVTALGLLVSGGASFLLQRDRILASIDEELRQQVESVRTIVESPGEAAIVEPDGAPLTAAPTDGSGFSDIDALLRTVLGQVLPRLDGSTVGLVDGVARWEPQPYALSFLLDDDPEFLTRVSEETGAGATVLGWGETDDGTLRYAAVPLRVEGSDAEGVYVTAIDTDARLADLGDVSLSYAVIALVALAATGLVGWFVAGRLLAPIRELRRTASRITATDLGERIPVGGDDDVSDLTRTVNDMIGRLEGSFEAQRRLLADVRHELGTPITIVRGHLELVDPHDPADVESTRAIALDELDRMGHLLGDIAELSEAEREDRLDPQPTDVGELTRQVLAKVSVIPGREWQAGPVAEVRVHADPARLTQAWLQLADNAAKYSPEGSCIVVGSERRGDRVELFVTDEGPGIPAAARERIFERFGRVDDGRGIRGSGLGLAIVSAIARAHGGRVELDSVPGRGTRFALSLPLRPPAHDDTDDHDRTGGAE from the coding sequence ATGACTCCGACGCTCGCGTCCGCGCCCGTGCGGCGGCTGCGCTCGGTGCGGGTGCGGATCCTCGCGGCGATCCTGGTCGTGACGGCGCTCGGGCTGCTCGTCTCGGGCGGTGCGTCGTTCCTGTTGCAGCGCGACCGGATCCTGGCGTCGATCGACGAGGAGCTGCGGCAGCAGGTCGAGAGCGTGCGCACGATCGTCGAGTCGCCCGGGGAGGCGGCGATCGTGGAACCGGACGGCGCCCCGCTCACCGCGGCTCCGACCGACGGCTCCGGCTTCTCGGACATCGACGCGCTGCTGCGGACGGTGCTCGGTCAGGTGCTCCCCCGGCTGGACGGCAGCACCGTCGGGCTCGTCGACGGGGTCGCCCGGTGGGAGCCGCAGCCGTACGCGCTCAGCTTCCTGCTGGACGACGACCCCGAGTTCCTGACACGGGTGTCGGAGGAGACCGGCGCCGGAGCGACGGTGCTGGGCTGGGGCGAGACCGACGACGGCACCCTCCGCTACGCGGCGGTGCCCCTCCGCGTCGAGGGCTCGGACGCCGAGGGCGTGTACGTGACGGCGATCGACACCGACGCGCGCCTCGCGGACCTCGGCGACGTGTCGCTCAGCTACGCGGTGATCGCGCTCGTGGCCCTGGCGGCGACCGGGCTCGTCGGCTGGTTCGTCGCCGGCCGCCTCCTCGCCCCCATCCGCGAGCTGCGGCGGACCGCCTCGCGCATCACGGCGACCGACCTCGGCGAGCGGATCCCGGTCGGCGGCGACGACGACGTCTCGGACCTCACCCGCACGGTCAACGACATGATCGGCCGGCTGGAGGGCTCGTTCGAAGCCCAGCGTCGGCTGCTGGCCGACGTGCGGCACGAGCTCGGCACGCCGATCACGATCGTGCGCGGGCACCTCGAACTCGTGGATCCGCACGACCCCGCCGACGTCGAGTCGACGCGCGCGATCGCCCTCGACGAGCTGGACCGCATGGGGCACCTGCTGGGCGACATCGCCGAGCTGTCGGAGGCGGAGCGCGAGGACCGGCTCGACCCCCAGCCGACCGACGTCGGCGAGCTCACGCGCCAGGTGCTCGCGAAGGTGTCCGTGATCCCGGGACGCGAGTGGCAGGCGGGGCCGGTGGCCGAGGTCCGGGTGCACGCGGATCCGGCGCGGCTCACCCAGGCCTGGCTGCAGCTCGCCGACAACGCGGCGAAGTACAGCCCGGAGGGGTCGTGCATCGTCGTGGGCAGCGAGCGGCGCGGCGACCGGGTGGAGCTGTTCGTGACCGACGAGGGCCCGGGGATCCCGGCCGCAGCGCGGGAGCGGATCTTCGAGCGGTTCGGGCGCGTCGACGACGGGCGCGGCATCCGCGGCTCCGGGCTCGGGCTCGCCATCGTCTCGGCCATCGCCCGGGCGCACGGCGGACGGGTGGAGCTCGACTCCGTCCCCGGCCGCGGCACCCGCTTCGCCCTCTCGCTCCCCCTCCGGCCCCCCGCGCACGACGACACCGACGACCACGACAGGACAGGAGGCGCCGAGTGA
- a CDS encoding response regulator transcription factor has protein sequence MSTILIAEDEERIAAFVEKGLRSAGYTTTRATRGDDALAYLRSGGFDLVLLDVGLPGMDGFAVLRALRAEGESLPVIMLTARSSVTDTVEGLDLGANDYLAKPFRFDELLARIRLRLRESAAAGSGADDGTLVHGGVALDLRSRRATVEGGTVDLSAREFALAEEFLRHPEQVLSREQLLSRVWGYDFDPGSNVVDVYVRYLRGKIGADRIETVRGMGYRMVG, from the coding sequence GTGAGCACCATCCTCATCGCCGAGGACGAGGAGCGCATCGCCGCGTTCGTCGAGAAGGGCCTGCGCTCCGCGGGCTACACCACGACGCGCGCCACCCGCGGCGACGACGCGCTCGCCTACCTCCGCAGCGGCGGGTTCGACCTGGTGCTGCTGGACGTGGGCCTGCCGGGGATGGACGGCTTCGCGGTGCTGCGCGCCCTCCGCGCCGAAGGGGAGTCGCTCCCCGTGATCATGCTGACGGCGCGGAGCTCCGTGACCGACACGGTCGAGGGGCTCGACCTCGGCGCCAACGACTACCTCGCGAAGCCGTTCCGCTTCGACGAGCTGCTCGCGCGGATCCGGCTGCGATTGCGCGAGTCCGCCGCGGCAGGATCGGGAGCGGACGACGGCACCCTCGTGCACGGCGGAGTGGCGCTGGACCTGCGCTCGCGCCGCGCCACCGTGGAGGGCGGGACCGTGGACCTCTCTGCGCGCGAGTTCGCCCTGGCCGAGGAGTTCCTCCGCCACCCCGAGCAGGTGCTCAGCCGCGAGCAGCTGCTCAGCCGCGTGTGGGGGTACGACTTCGACCCGGGCTCGAACGTCGTCGACGTGTACGTGCGCTACCTGCGCGGCAAGATCGGCGCCGACCGGATCGAGACGGTGCGCGGCATGGGCTACCGGATGGTGGGCTGA
- a CDS encoding phosphotransferase, whose amino-acid sequence MTVATAAAVADLARRDPSLPALASLLDPTRLAEALGHPALVTRRRWKRGADVVVAFDAPDGPAWIAAYADPAKLEKTRERAARIGVVLREHPELGAVSGPVRADRELSPTLRRLARREPALLDGARVLRHNPHRRLVLADGSRVVKIVAPGAASRVADVARVQAALAARGVPVLVPTVIRAGASATEWWGDGDLGERPSESAAAAAGVALAGLHAVHGVPVPDGQDDETAVAVRALADLVPSLAARLERLAAALPVVGRRRCLVHGDFSADQVLVGDGVRLIDFDRVRIDEPERDLGGLLAAEPRGSALGPALLDAYRRAGGAIDLEALRRRTASSLLLRAVEPFRTARPDWRESVEAAVARAEGVLAC is encoded by the coding sequence ATGACCGTCGCCACCGCTGCCGCCGTCGCCGATCTCGCCCGACGCGATCCGTCGCTCCCCGCGCTCGCCTCCCTCCTCGACCCAACCCGGCTCGCCGAGGCGCTCGGCCACCCCGCCCTCGTGACCCGCCGCCGCTGGAAGCGGGGAGCGGACGTGGTCGTCGCCTTCGACGCGCCCGACGGCCCCGCGTGGATCGCCGCCTACGCCGATCCGGCCAAGCTCGAGAAGACCCGCGAGCGCGCCGCCCGCATCGGCGTCGTCCTGCGGGAGCACCCCGAGCTCGGCGCGGTCAGCGGTCCCGTGCGCGCCGACCGCGAGCTCTCGCCCACCCTCCGCCGCCTCGCCCGCCGCGAGCCGGCCCTGCTCGACGGCGCCCGCGTGCTCCGGCACAACCCGCACCGCCGCCTGGTGCTCGCCGACGGCTCCCGCGTCGTCAAGATCGTGGCTCCCGGAGCCGCGTCCCGCGTCGCGGACGTCGCCCGCGTGCAGGCCGCCCTGGCCGCGCGCGGCGTGCCGGTCCTCGTGCCGACGGTGATCCGCGCCGGAGCGTCCGCCACCGAGTGGTGGGGCGACGGCGACCTCGGCGAGCGCCCCTCCGAGAGCGCCGCGGCGGCCGCCGGAGTCGCGCTTGCCGGGCTCCACGCCGTGCACGGCGTGCCCGTGCCGGACGGCCAGGACGACGAGACGGCCGTCGCGGTCCGCGCCCTCGCCGACCTCGTCCCTTCCCTCGCCGCGCGCCTCGAGCGCCTCGCCGCGGCGCTGCCGGTGGTCGGACGGCGCCGCTGCCTCGTGCACGGCGACTTCTCCGCCGATCAGGTCCTCGTCGGCGACGGTGTCCGCCTGATCGACTTCGACCGCGTCCGGATCGACGAGCCCGAGCGCGACCTCGGCGGCCTCCTCGCCGCCGAGCCCCGCGGATCCGCCCTCGGCCCCGCGCTGCTCGACGCCTACCGCCGCGCCGGGGGAGCGATCGACCTCGAGGCTCTCCGCCGCCGCACCGCCTCGAGCCTGCTGCTGCGCGCCGTCGAGCCCTTCCGCACCGCCCGGCCGGACTGGCGCGAGAGCGTCGAGGCCGCCGTCGCCCGCGCCGAAGGGGTACTCGCATGCTGA
- a CDS encoding ABC transporter ATP-binding protein produces the protein MSRTSRTTPDPGALRRSLHIVRPHLREHRLLMLGGLVALLAEVILRVLEPWPLKIVIDSVSASLGATAGANAGTPPATIGLLVACGAILLGLVGLRAITAYLSTIAFALVGSRVATSLRARVFAHVQALSLRYHTVSSAGDTVQRLVGDIGRLQEVAVTAGLPLVGNIITLVVLTVVMLWLDPLLTLVVVAAAVVYLVSSRRSSTSITSASRSTRKGEGALADTAQQTLGAIRVVQAYGLEKEVGGAFDRGNATALHQGVKARRLAAALERRTDVIVGAATALVLVGGGWRVLEGVMTPGDLVVFTMYLKIAMRPLKDLAKYTGRIARAAASGERVADLLDERIEVQDRPDARDLVTTVGAVSFRSIGVDDGYGRPLFSGLSLEIRGGENVCLLGASGAGKSTLVSLLVRASDPRSGSLAIDGTDLRDATLSSLRSSISLLLQDSVLFATTVRENIRYGRLDATDAEVEQAARRANALEFVVALPDGFETVLGERGGTLSGGQRQRIAIARALLRNAPVVVLDEATTGLDPEARAQVAQSLAELTRGRTTISITHDPAAIAGADRLLWLEDGRIVEDGSPQELLGSDSRVAAWFRRAEVSSTAAEVRA, from the coding sequence GTGAGCCGCACCAGCCGCACCACCCCCGACCCCGGAGCCCTGCGCCGCAGCCTCCACATCGTCCGCCCGCACCTGCGCGAGCACCGGCTGCTGATGCTCGGCGGCCTCGTCGCGCTGCTGGCCGAGGTGATCCTCCGGGTCCTCGAGCCGTGGCCGCTCAAGATCGTGATCGACAGCGTCAGCGCGAGCCTGGGCGCGACCGCGGGTGCGAACGCCGGCACCCCGCCGGCGACGATCGGTCTGCTCGTGGCGTGCGGAGCGATCCTGCTGGGCCTCGTGGGCCTGCGCGCGATCACCGCCTACCTCTCCACGATCGCCTTCGCCCTGGTCGGCTCGCGGGTCGCGACCTCGCTCCGGGCCCGGGTCTTCGCCCACGTGCAGGCCCTGTCGCTCCGGTACCACACGGTGTCCTCGGCGGGCGACACGGTGCAGCGCCTGGTCGGCGACATCGGCCGCCTGCAGGAGGTCGCGGTCACGGCGGGCCTGCCGCTGGTCGGTAACATCATCACCCTGGTCGTGCTGACCGTCGTGATGCTCTGGCTGGACCCGCTGCTCACGCTCGTCGTCGTCGCCGCCGCGGTCGTCTACCTGGTCTCGTCCCGGCGCAGCTCGACGTCCATCACGAGCGCCTCGCGCTCCACCCGCAAGGGCGAGGGCGCCCTGGCCGACACCGCCCAGCAGACCCTCGGCGCGATCCGCGTCGTGCAGGCCTACGGACTCGAGAAGGAGGTCGGCGGAGCGTTCGACCGCGGCAACGCGACCGCCCTGCACCAGGGCGTGAAGGCCCGCCGCCTCGCCGCCGCGCTCGAGCGCCGCACCGACGTCATCGTCGGAGCCGCGACCGCGTTGGTCCTCGTCGGCGGCGGCTGGCGCGTGCTCGAGGGCGTCATGACTCCGGGCGACCTCGTCGTCTTCACGATGTACCTCAAGATCGCCATGCGCCCGCTGAAGGACCTCGCGAAGTACACCGGCCGCATCGCGCGCGCGGCCGCCTCGGGCGAGCGCGTCGCCGATCTGCTCGACGAGCGGATCGAGGTGCAGGACCGCCCGGACGCGCGCGACCTGGTCACGACGGTCGGCGCGGTCTCCTTCCGGTCGATCGGAGTCGACGACGGCTACGGCCGTCCCCTCTTCTCCGGTCTCTCGCTCGAGATCCGCGGGGGCGAGAACGTCTGCCTCCTGGGTGCGTCCGGCGCGGGCAAGTCGACGCTCGTGAGCCTGCTCGTGCGCGCCTCCGATCCGCGCAGCGGCTCGCTCGCGATCGACGGCACGGATCTGCGCGACGCCACCCTGTCGAGCCTGCGCTCGAGCATCTCGCTGCTGCTGCAGGACTCGGTGCTGTTCGCCACGACGGTGCGCGAGAACATCCGCTACGGCCGGCTCGACGCGACCGACGCCGAGGTCGAGCAGGCGGCGCGCCGCGCGAACGCGCTCGAGTTCGTCGTCGCGCTGCCCGACGGCTTCGAGACGGTGCTCGGCGAGCGCGGCGGCACCCTCTCGGGCGGCCAGCGCCAGCGCATCGCCATCGCCCGCGCTCTCCTGCGCAACGCCCCGGTCGTCGTGCTCGACGAGGCGACGACGGGGCTGGATCCGGAGGCGCGCGCGCAGGTCGCGCAGTCGCTCGCCGAGCTCACCCGCGGGCGCACCACGATCTCGATCACGCACGACCCGGCCGCGATCGCGGGCGCCGACCGCCTGCTCTGGCTCGAGGACGGCCGCATCGTCGAGGACGGCAGCCCCCAGGAGCTGCTGGGCAGCGACTCCCGTGTCGCCGCCTGGTTCCGCCGGGCCGAGGTCTCCTCGACCGCGGCGGAGGTGCGCGCATGA
- a CDS encoding glycosyltransferase family 4 protein, with protein MRVAVVCADPGVPVFGSKGSSVHVQEILRALRSRGDEVRVYCARAGDSVPSDLADVPVLEHRTRVQDPAERERAIAEAAVHLAEAVVLDGCDLVYERYSLFSRASALVSRALGVPAVLEVNSPLVEEQREHRVLLDEQGALDATRAVLASAAVVACVSAPVACWASEHGAVAPLVVPNGVNTRRIVPGAVRGDGPLTVGFVGTLKPWHGVGALLDAVALLDPALVRLLVVGDGPEGLALREQARRLGLDVEFTGAVAPEDMPAQLARLDIGVAPYPARAAEDYFSPLKVYEYLAAGLPVVATGVGQIPSILRHGVTGLVVEPGRPEALAAAIASLAADPARRRAMGEAARSAAVAEHDWSQVLERILAALPRTEEAAA; from the coding sequence ATGCGCGTCGCCGTCGTCTGCGCCGACCCCGGCGTGCCCGTCTTCGGGAGCAAGGGCTCCTCCGTCCACGTCCAGGAGATCCTCCGGGCCCTCCGCTCCCGCGGCGACGAGGTGCGCGTCTACTGCGCCCGTGCCGGCGACAGCGTCCCGTCCGACCTCGCCGATGTCCCGGTGCTCGAGCACCGCACTCGAGTGCAGGACCCGGCCGAGCGCGAGCGCGCGATCGCCGAGGCCGCCGTGCACCTTGCCGAGGCGGTGGTGCTCGACGGCTGCGACCTCGTCTACGAGCGCTACTCCCTCTTCAGCCGCGCCTCCGCTCTCGTCTCGCGCGCCCTCGGCGTGCCCGCTGTGCTCGAGGTGAACTCGCCGCTCGTCGAGGAGCAGCGCGAGCACCGCGTGCTCCTCGACGAGCAGGGCGCGCTCGACGCGACCCGCGCGGTCCTGGCCTCGGCGGCGGTCGTCGCGTGCGTCTCCGCTCCCGTCGCGTGCTGGGCGTCGGAGCACGGCGCCGTCGCTCCGCTCGTGGTGCCCAACGGGGTCAACACCCGCCGCATCGTGCCGGGAGCCGTGCGCGGCGACGGCCCGCTCACCGTCGGCTTCGTCGGCACGCTCAAGCCGTGGCACGGAGTCGGCGCCCTGCTCGACGCGGTCGCCCTCCTCGATCCCGCCCTCGTCCGGCTCCTCGTCGTCGGAGACGGACCGGAGGGTCTTGCGCTCCGCGAGCAGGCCCGGCGCCTCGGCCTCGACGTCGAGTTCACCGGGGCCGTCGCGCCCGAGGACATGCCCGCGCAGCTCGCCCGCCTCGACATCGGAGTCGCCCCCTACCCGGCGCGCGCCGCCGAGGACTACTTCTCGCCGCTGAAGGTCTACGAGTACCTGGCCGCGGGGCTCCCGGTCGTCGCGACCGGCGTCGGGCAGATCCCGTCGATCCTCCGCCACGGCGTCACCGGTCTCGTCGTCGAACCGGGTCGGCCGGAGGCGCTCGCCGCGGCGATCGCGTCCCTCGCCGCCGATCCCGCCCGCCGCCGAGCGATGGGGGAGGCCGCCCGGTCCGCCGCCGTGGCCGAGCACGACTGGTCGCAGGTGCTCGAACGGATCCTCGCGGCGCTGCCCCGCACCGAGGAGGCCGCCGCGTGA
- a CDS encoding glycosyltransferase, producing the protein MPRTAYVLKVYPRFSETFVVSEILAREAAGEDLVIFSLRAPDDPRFHPELARVSAPVRYLDKPVKASALWQGLRTAEQSPELLAAVGRLLPELLRASPEDAVQAVQLAAAVQREGVTHLHAHFASSATTVARLASLLTGVPYSFTAHAKDLFHESVDSADLARKLADASFTATVSDYNVLHLAARFPEASDRVRRVYNGLELERFAFSPRPERARVLRVAAVGRLVEKKGFALLVDAVAMLAAGGQDVEVEIAGGGELHGSLAERISSAGLQSRVRLLGPVPQNEVAALLRRSDVFVAPCIVGADGNADGLPTVLLEAMATGVPCISTAVTGIPEVVRDGDTGLLCRPGRVDDLARALQRVADPAFDTPGVTARARALVEREFDSRVQARTLAGLTREAARTAVA; encoded by the coding sequence ATGCCCCGCACCGCCTACGTCCTGAAGGTCTACCCCCGCTTCTCCGAGACCTTCGTCGTCTCCGAGATCCTGGCCCGCGAGGCCGCCGGCGAGGACCTCGTGATCTTCTCGCTCCGAGCGCCCGACGATCCCCGCTTCCACCCCGAGCTCGCCCGGGTGAGCGCGCCCGTGCGCTACCTCGACAAGCCGGTGAAGGCATCCGCTCTCTGGCAGGGCCTGCGGACCGCCGAGCAGTCGCCGGAGCTCCTGGCCGCGGTCGGCCGCCTGCTGCCGGAGCTGCTGCGCGCGAGCCCCGAGGACGCCGTGCAGGCCGTGCAGCTGGCCGCCGCCGTGCAGCGCGAGGGAGTGACGCACCTGCACGCGCACTTCGCCTCCAGCGCGACGACCGTCGCCCGGCTCGCGTCGCTGCTGACCGGGGTGCCCTACTCCTTCACCGCCCACGCGAAGGACCTGTTCCACGAGTCGGTCGACTCCGCCGACCTGGCCCGCAAGCTCGCCGACGCGAGCTTCACCGCGACCGTCAGCGACTACAACGTGCTGCACCTCGCGGCGCGCTTCCCCGAGGCCTCCGACCGGGTCCGCCGCGTCTACAACGGGCTCGAGCTCGAGCGGTTCGCCTTCTCGCCGCGCCCCGAGCGCGCGAGAGTGCTGCGCGTCGCCGCCGTCGGCCGTCTCGTCGAGAAGAAGGGCTTCGCGCTGCTCGTCGACGCGGTCGCGATGCTCGCCGCGGGCGGCCAGGACGTCGAGGTCGAGATCGCGGGCGGCGGCGAGCTGCACGGCTCCCTCGCCGAGCGGATCAGCTCCGCGGGCCTCCAGTCGCGCGTCCGGCTGCTCGGGCCGGTGCCGCAGAACGAGGTGGCCGCCCTGCTGCGCCGTTCCGACGTCTTCGTCGCACCCTGCATCGTCGGTGCCGACGGCAACGCGGACGGGCTGCCGACCGTGCTGCTGGAGGCCATGGCCACCGGGGTGCCGTGCATCTCGACGGCCGTCACCGGGATCCCGGAGGTGGTCCGCGACGGCGACACCGGTCTGCTCTGCCGGCCGGGCCGCGTCGACGACCTGGCCCGAGCGCTCCAGCGCGTGGCCGACCCGGCCTTCGACACCCCCGGAGTCACCGCCCGCGCCCGCGCGCTCGTCGAGCGCGAGTTCGACTCCCGCGTGCAGGCGCGGACCCTCGCGGGGCTCACCCGCGAGGCCGCCCGGACGGCGGTGGCGTGA
- a CDS encoding glycosyltransferase family protein, giving the protein MVIRIALYSHDSVGLGHVRRNVALAHALNTALPELLGEQVTGLLVTGQSSATAFAAPDGWDWLALPGVTTGEQGYRSRHLDVELRTLTSLRGGVVRAGLAAFAPDMVIVDRHAFGVHGELEPALRAVRAANPAAVVVLGLRDVLDRRSATAAEWKAVGGAAAVRELYDAVWVYGDPSVHDLAATGEIPPGLHDLVAHTGFLANGRLGTGHSVVDEPFVLTTVGGGSDGRAIAEAAVGAEVPAGYRHVVVTGPQMPAEHRRAIRAAAGPATTVVRSVPDALALLRRASAVVSMGGYNTVCEVMSTTVPSLVVPRTHRRQEQRLRAEALAARGAVEVLDPADVTAERLGAWFAASVGTEVHRTGIDLDGLAAVGPLAARLVAAARGTAQEQADRAV; this is encoded by the coding sequence ATGGTCATCCGCATCGCCCTGTACTCGCACGACTCCGTGGGGCTGGGACACGTCCGGCGCAACGTCGCTCTCGCGCACGCCCTGAACACCGCGCTGCCCGAGCTGCTCGGCGAGCAGGTGACCGGCCTCCTCGTGACGGGTCAGTCCTCCGCCACCGCGTTCGCCGCTCCCGACGGCTGGGACTGGCTCGCGCTGCCGGGCGTCACGACCGGCGAGCAGGGCTACCGGTCGCGGCACCTCGACGTGGAGCTGCGCACCCTGACGAGCCTGCGCGGAGGAGTCGTCCGGGCCGGGCTCGCGGCCTTCGCCCCCGACATGGTCATCGTCGACCGGCACGCGTTCGGCGTGCACGGCGAGCTCGAGCCGGCGCTGCGGGCGGTCCGCGCGGCGAACCCCGCCGCCGTCGTGGTGCTGGGGCTGCGCGACGTGCTCGACCGCCGCTCGGCGACCGCGGCCGAGTGGAAGGCCGTCGGGGGAGCGGCCGCCGTCCGCGAGCTCTACGACGCGGTCTGGGTCTACGGCGACCCGAGCGTCCACGACCTCGCGGCCACGGGGGAGATCCCGCCCGGGCTGCACGACCTCGTCGCCCACACCGGCTTCCTCGCGAACGGGCGCCTGGGCACCGGCCACTCCGTCGTCGACGAGCCCTTCGTGCTCACCACGGTCGGCGGAGGATCGGACGGGCGCGCGATCGCCGAGGCGGCCGTCGGGGCCGAGGTGCCGGCCGGCTACCGCCACGTCGTCGTCACCGGCCCGCAGATGCCCGCGGAGCACCGGCGGGCCATCCGCGCCGCCGCCGGCCCCGCGACCACCGTCGTCCGCTCGGTGCCGGATGCGCTCGCGCTGCTGCGCCGCGCCTCCGCCGTCGTCAGCATGGGCGGCTACAACACGGTCTGCGAGGTGATGAGCACCACCGTCCCCTCGCTCGTCGTGCCCCGCACGCACCGCCGCCAGGAGCAGCGGCTACGTGCCGAGGCGCTCGCCGCCCGCGGAGCCGTCGAGGTGCTCGACCCCGCCGACGTCACCGCCGAGCGGCTCGGCGCCTGGTTCGCCGCGAGCGTCGGCACCGAGGTGCACCGCACGGGGATCGACCTCGACGGCCTCGCCGCCGTCGGCCCGCTCGCCGCCCGCCTCGTCGCCGCGGCCCGCGGCACCGCTCAGGAGCAGGCCGACCGTGCCGTCTGA